The Magnolia sinica isolate HGM2019 chromosome 3, MsV1, whole genome shotgun sequence genome includes the window GTTTAGTAAATGGATGGGGCTTGGGTTGCCAGCATAGTTCTAAAATTCactgactcaacttgaaactcggCGGAGTTAACTCAATTCAACGAGATTTCAAGGCAAGACACTGAGAAACTCAACTCGTCCATGAGATAGACTTGATCCTGACTCGGTATGAATTGGGCCGAGTCACTCAGTGGAGCAACTTTTTAAATAAAAAGTAGTGTGTAGTGCTTTGACCTCTACTAAGGAGGTAAAGAGCTTAAGCAGCACACAACACATTACCAACTTTTAGTGCTATTTATAGCATACATAGcagttcaatttttttttttgctactcCATTTATtcttatttaattaatttaatgCCAAGTCAAGTCAACTAAACACTCATTCAAGTCTTCGAGTTGACCCAACCAGACCGGacttcaagtcaagtcaagtttgtGCTTTTTGAACAATGGTTGCCATTTGGGCTCGGGTTTGAATTCTTGGCCTACTTAGTAAATTGGTTTGGCCTTGGCTGAGGCTAATCCATTGCCTCCCTTGATCCAAACATGGCAAATACCATTTGATTGGATTTAAAATTGCAGTTCAATTCAATAGTGGATCCAAATGCACCTCCAATGTTGTTAGATTAACCCATGAGAAAAAAAACATCGATCCATTGAGATgggtatgagaaaaaaaaaaaaacacgaaccTCTAGAAACTGCAAATGGGTTCTTTCTTTTCCTCAAATCTTCCCTATCCTCCGTCAATTCTAACTCGAATACTCCAAGCTCACCCCCACCACTTGATCGTACGCAATCTCCTTCATTCAACTTGTGCTTAAAATGTTGAAAAACAGCTCTATTGAGAAAAAAATCAGCCCCAGATTCTTCTCGTTTGAGTCCCATATGTTCATTAACAGGCCCAATAGCGACTGTAGAAAACGACTTTTGTTTCTCCTGTTATTGAGTTCTCAATTCAATCGCTTTCACAATTGAAACCCATATGCAGCAAATTTGAAATATGAAAATGTATGAATAGAATGTGAATACATAAAAGTAAAAGAAAGGGCTAGAAATgtccataagaaaaaaaaaatgttagataCCTGAATCAATTTTTGCGTAGTTTTATCAAGCTTTCGGTCTAAGAAGTCAGAGAGAGATATACATGATGTCAAGGGTTTGCTTGATGTATCATCTTTCCTATCCTTGGAACTGGCATAAAGAAATTAAAAACTCCACATAAAGTTATTCAATCAACCAAAACACTACGATGATAAAAAATCAGAAAGGGATTGGCATGGGTTGTGTATAAATGTGTATAAACTATAAAATGAAACTGTATCTAAGCCATCCTGAATGCcccatcaatcccaagcatcatTTTGTGGGCAATGACTTAAAGATACTGTACCTATCAAGTGTTTATAACTGTCCGAACATTCCCCAAGTTTTAGTGTATAAATAGGATTTCTAGTAGGTTTTTGGCATACCCACAAGGAAAAAGTTGAAGGAAAATATcattgagcaaaaaaaaaaaaggattgtgaCTTAATGTGCACATCAAGCACTGAAATTCAGCATGCATATTATCCCTCCTTGATGCAGGACAAAGTCAATGACAATCACATGGATAGCTAAGATGGAAGGAAACTGTGTTACAATTCAGAAAGTTCAATCTAAGGGTCTAGCACACACTATAGCTTCCGAGGGCCATAATTTTGCAACGAGTTATCCATTTAGCACATATAATATGTCATTCGAAAGCTATCAACAAGCTCTATATGCTGGCCAATGCCAAAGACAATTGGCCTCTgagcagttttccaaaataggtcattttagggtttgattttaagtttttacgttaaaatttactatttttaataatttcatttttttaaaatgtattttACAGTTCAGAGAGTCTTTAAAATATTTGTTTGAGTCATGAGAAAGAGTTTTTGTCAATTTAAAAGtcatttactatttttaaaaaatttaccaTTTTAGTAAGCTTACCAATTTTCGAAAGTTGTGAATTTAGGACTTGGGGCTTAGGTCTTATATAAGTCATATCATGGGGCTTTATAAACAGTCCTTATCTAGActtttcatcaataatatcaattttatctaATGTTTTCAAATATTTCTCTCCTTGTAGATTCAGGGGGGTATTCTTGAGAAGACAGTAATCTCCTCTTTATCCATGCACCTGCTATGTTACTCCTGCAATCAAAAGACATCCTTTGAAACTTGTTGGGTGCCTCAAATGCGAATTTCAAACACAACTTTTGAAATTCGTGTTAAATTTCTGCCCCACCACCTTTGGATGGTGAGAGATATGTGCGTACCAACTCTCAGTGCACTCCGTGCACACAGAATCTTttccaatgatgatgatgataataataataataataatccagtTTTGGAATAGGTCTTGGATTTTTCGCCCATAATAATCTAACTGTGGGCAACATGTGCGCACCAACTCTTGGTGCGCACTGTGTACACATAACaacaacagttttttttttttagttttttttttttcatgcacaaAATAGTATAAATAAAGGGAATGCATCTATAATGAGCCATGGGCACCTGTCAATCTGCACCgtcattttatttttctttttctttttttcccttacAACTAAGCGATATTGCAGGTCAAAAAAAGGTTGACACCCTAAACCCCCAGGCGCAAGTTAGCAAACAGAGGAAGATCTATCAAAAGAAGAGGACGAAAAAAGCACCATAAAAACCTGGGGATGGAATTCGAGTGGAAAGATGAGGGAAGGGAGAGCTGCCCGAACTGCCTGACCGCTGCCCGTTTCGACTTCATTTTTTTCTCGTGAGTTTGTATTTCTCGAACCTCTCTCTATTATACCATTTTCCTCCTTTCTGGCgccaatttttgaaaatttccaattttcATCTCCTCGAGAGGATTTATTGGATACGCGGGTTTCCATCGTGCGACAACTGGCGCCCATTTGCCAGTAATCCAGACTGTTACTGTGCTGCGCCCGCAGTAGATAGACTGCGCCGAAGAAATCTCGTATTGGAATTTTCTagccatttgattttttttgtccTATTCAATCTCGACCATTGCTGTACATTTGTTGGAATCCTGTGTTAGTTTTGAAACATTTAGGCCCATTTGGattccaccaaataagttactttttctacttacagcagcgGTGGATAAAAGCGACTTTTAactaagtaacttttttacttaatagacctaattttattttatttttgcttttctACTTTTAATCAATTAGAATATATGAAAGAGAAAATGAGTAGGTAAGTATGTTGCTTgccaaatatacttatcttcttaataattaGAAATTAAGAGAAGTTACTTGTGAAAAAAGTAGCTTATTTTAAGCAACTGAGGATCCAAATACCCCTaacaaatggtggtgactcttcaaatgCATGTATAGTATGGTTGTGgcacaatccagaccatccaaatggcTGAACGaaatgtggatggagcatagcccaaaaaaaaaaaaaaaaaatcccagagAAGATAACATTAAACTTCTAAGTTTCTTTTCAAAATTGGACCTTTTGCTATTTTActgttaaccatccatttgatagccattgaTGGGATAGTTAAGAtttcttgatcagtgtgattttagataTAAACTCCAATGACAATGggacacaatttggatggtctatatATGTGTACATCAGTTCCACATCTGAGGTAGGTGGGctgccaccattttttaaatgatgcAAAACTAACATGAGAGTGTTGGCCGACCCCTCCCTGAATCGGACTGACTCGTTTAATTTCAAATCGACTCGTGACTCGTCCGAGTTGGCAGTGATTAGTTAAGCCCAAGACCAGCCATTTCAATGTATTTGGCTTGAAACAACGCCCAGACCATTTTTGGGTCTGAACTTCAAGCACAAGTCATTATctgattgtgtcctacccccgccgTTTCCACCTcggaacgggcagcagctttgtgtggccatggtgatgtatggatcttatctacaccgtccatctattttttcgtatcattttaagggataaatttgaaaatgaggtagatccaaagcttgagtggaccacaccacaggaagcagcactgataatgattctcaccgttgaaacttttctatggcccaccatgatatttatttgccatctaacctattcaaaaAGTTacatagacccggatgaagagaaaacacaaatatcagttccatccaagacttctgtggccccaagaagttttcaacggtaagaatttaatccccattgtttaGTCAACTttagtcttggatctgcctctttttggggcttatcccctaaaatgatacgaaaaaatgaatAGTCGGTATGGATCTCAAAGCTGCTGACCGTTCCCAGCTGGATACGAGCGGGGATGGGACACAATCCACGTCCCATTATCCATCGGCATTCCTCAACTACAGCCAATCGTATGGACCAATCACCTCCCTACATGTGGCTCTGGATGTCAGTGATCCTGTTCTTCTACTGTCCTGACAATTCAATAGGCCCACCAATTAGACCACCTTAATTTTCTGATTGATTCCATGTGATTGATGGATAAAACAAATTACAATAATGTCCATTGATCTGGTGTGCTACGATTAGAGGTGGGCACGGGATGACCCAATCTGACTAACTTGACTCGGTCCAATCCAACTAGATCCGAACCGAATGAGTGATTCGGTCCAAACTGTgtaagcttcgcccaatccaaactcaaaccaagtcgaatttGAGTTACCccgtgactcgactcgaaactcgaactggttagactcgactcgatctaaAACCCAACTCTACCCGACTATCTAACCCTACCCCGACTCGATCACAACCTCTCTCACtcccttcctcatcctcctcttccaagcccggcaactacccaccaccatcaccctcctccttctcctctttttcctctccactccctctctcATACTCCTCATCTACCTCTTCCAAGCTTGGCAACCACCCACTACCATCACCCTCCCCTCCTCCCCTTCTCTCTATCCTCTCCGGTCCCTCCCTCTCTTATCTCTCGATCCAACTTGGTGCCAACTTGACCCAACTTGATATTTCTAATCAAATTGGACTCGGTCCAGATCAGTCTAGGCCAAACCGAACTCGAATCAAGTCAAGCATGTTGGACTCAgtatcgagttggatcgagttcggcTTAGGCTTCAATACCGGATCAAGCcaagtcagccctaacttggtccaacTTGACTCATGCAAGCTCTAGTTACGATCACCTGATGGATGTGATTTTTTATCTGAGGCCACATCTGATATCTAGTCGAATATGCAGCAACTTGGCATTGGTAGAGATGCATGAATGGATATGGGCCAGGAGTAAAGTACCGTTGAGATTTAACTGGCTCTGACCTGGGGTGGACCCATTTAAGACCACTCTCTGGCCCACTGATCAAAGTCCTGTGTGTCCACTAGCGTTGCACTTCCGTTGATTGATCGGATAAAGGGAACGGTCTGGATTTGGTTACAGCGAATCCCATAAGCATATTTTTGTAGATGGATCACGATGCGCTTTAGACTCTTGGGATAGTCCCATCATCAATTTAGACCGTTCATTCATTCCATACCAATAACCTAACTAGGATTCACTGTTTTCACGGTATAAAAGTCTTCTAATCTTTTCTACTTTGGATTTTTACCGCCTTTGATTTTACTAATTGGAGCCTGCACTGGAATATATCCCAGGCTTTTTAAGAGGTGAAATTACAATACTGCACTCCTTTTATCTTTTCTTTACAACAAAGTAGAAAATCAAAAGTTGCGAGCCCATGTGGCATGTGTctcttatataattaatttaataaATGCACACTAATATTATTGCTAGGCTAATAAAAAATACCATGGATTTAATCATAAAACAGGccaattcataaaaaataatgtaCACAATTCAAAAGATACTAATATTCAAATAGAGCCCATCTAATGATATAATGGACTTAATACTTTCCTCAGGTTGTAATCATGGTGTTGTTCATACGTTTGATAATAGGTTAGATGTTACACACACACCATGTGGGTCCATATATCTTTAATTTTGcatttttaaacaaaaaataaacaaaagtatttttgtattttcatccTTAAAAAGAATTTTCTTGCTCTCCAATTTTGACTTTGAATTCTTGCATTACAATGCCCAATggagattttaccaaataatgcctacGTGAGCTTTTATTACCGGCAGTACTTTTTCAAAGGAAAATTTACATTATTatattctctgttttttttttttttgctctaaGAAGCAAAGAATTCAGAATTTTTGGGTCATGTGTTTGACGTCCTTATATTCAACAAGTGCACACTAACATGGTTATTGGGCAAAAATATAATAGGGATCCAATAATAAAAAAGGTcaattcataaaaaataatatacaccactcaAAACATTCAAATTCAAACATAGCTCATgcaatgatttaattagtctgtTTTTTAGTACATGCCATCACCATAGTGGGGCAAATATATTGGATGGCTTAAATGTTGTAAGCAACCCACATGGCCCCACAAAACTCCAACTCCGATATGAGTATCTTTCAAAAACATAGCCAGGCTTCTATTTTAGAAAAAGTAGTAAAGATATTTTTTTGTTTCCCAGTTTTGAACTTTTTactgatttttaattaaatctacTAAAAACTCGTGAGCCTGCGTTGATTCGCCGGTTGAATTGTCAATGAAGAGTCTTGACTCGTTGGTCCACCAAGCCAAGTTTTGAGTTCTTAGATTAAGCTTTAAATTCATCTCCATCTTCCAGAGGGATGCAATCTGGCAAAGGACAGCTTTATGTGGAATCTGTGGGCCCGCCCTGCAAAACCATCAAGGCAGAAATTTCAACCATTTTGACCATTAATGCTTATTATTTCTTATGGACTAAGACTAAGAACTTTTTATTAACCTTTGAAAATTCGAAACAGGACTTATGTGACAACCAAACAATCAAATTACTATTTCACCCATCTATAGCTCGATTTATAAGATCCCATCGTTGTTCTTGATAAAGTCAATGAAAACTTAGTTAGCATTAGAAAATTTTATAGAATTCCAATCATAAGAACTGTATTCTTTAGTTTTCTTGGGGTGAGAAAGGCGAAGTTATAGTGGCCTATTTCATTGAGAGTTCTGCCTTAGGCAATTGACATAATATGCTCTACTGAAATAGATTTCAAGGAAAACCAAGGTGGACATTGCTTTCATGGACTGTTTGGCAATCCAGATTGTTGATTTGATAAGCTCCCCATTTTGGATGGTTGATGCAATGCACATTTCTTTaaagagaaatgtgaaaatatatgTTTATGTGAACAACACAACAATCATTCATGAAAAGGACCAAACATTGGATGCTTAGGCCATTCGAAAATTATAGAATTTTGAacatatttggaaaaaaaaaaaacccattatgATATAGGATTGCACTTGTTTGTACAAATTGAGCATATTGAATACTACTCCTGACTTATAATGCATTTACAACTCTATATATTCTCACGCAATTAttagccaaacaccttcttttggcccaccACTTCATAGGTCAACATCTTTCAAGATTTtatttaagggcatgtttggtcatACCAAATGTTGTGATTTTATGATATTTCATCATTAATtattctaatttggtgcaaaatatcatgaaatctaAATTCTtacatttctttcattttattttaaaatatatatataatgggggttcacttttttttttcaacataaattacattcaattttaattttagaattatttttgtTAAAAATGGACAAGATTTATGAGACTAGGTAGGTGTCAATGGTTAGCTCGAAGCCCAATTTGGAGTTCTTGATTGTAATTTGGCAAAATGCCAAAGCTAGGTCAGTGAATAACTAGTCTGTGTCTTGATTCATTGGTCGATCAAGCTAAGTTTGAGTTCTTGATTGCAATCAGGCAAAATGAGAAAGCGCAGTTATAATTTATTATGCGTGTCttacaaaataaaaaacttgGAAATTCCAATCAATTCGGCCATAAATGGCTTCGCTCGAGAAAACCAAGGTTTCTTGGATTAGATACCCTTTCTGAAGATTCCGAGCATTGGCGGGACGCACAGCCCAACAGTCACATTGTCGTTTGCAGTTCCTATTCCAGGAAAATTGGAAGTGGATAATTTCACACAAGACAAATTATTAGCTTCATATTGTTGGGGAGAAATCCGTCTACAACTTCCTCTCATCTTATGATTCATTCTCGTGGCCTCACATGCTCaataattcccaccattaaaacattggtAGTCACTTCAGGAGTGTAATGTTTATATACAACATTGTGTGTGTCTATGTATAATGTTCAtatacaactctctctctctctctctctctctctctctctctctctctctatatacatatatatataaacttaaaaCGCAAGATTGACCGAAAACCATAATGGTTCAACTCAATATATGTGTGTGGTCTACCTTATGATTAAATTTATCCCGTTTTTTACttcaaataaattttataatatgaTCTATATTTTTCATGGCTCAAAATTAAGCCCTATTTTTCGATTCAAATAATCTTTATGTTATGGTCTATCCTTTTCATCGCTTAAAATTTACATTGAAAGGacacataaataaaaaaataaaataaaatcatacgtCCACATTTCTCACTTGACAAGGTTTCATGACCCAAACATAACTAAAATCTAGCTGACTGTGATCATTTGATGGACCAAACGCACTTCTAGTCGAGATGGACATTGCAGCCTTAGCTACCTAGTGTTACAAGCGCAGGACCATTTGGCGAACTGACATGCACTCCTTAGCAAAATGAGAATAAGTCTGCAATATTCTTACACCATGGAACTACCTAACGTCCCGTTTGGATTACCAAATGCACGCCCAAGTCCGTTGGGGCCCCTACcaatgaatgatttggatcaccaGTAATacccctgatccatagctcaagtagagctgggcatcggaccgagtcagatcggattgggcccaactcgatcCTATCCGAAATCTCAATGggctgacctgaactcgatccgatccaggacTGAGTCCGGGTctcctgactcgaaccgatccgaaaTTTGTATGGCCTGATCCAATCCGGGTCctactcggtcaggaaaaccgagtcggatcggattgaacATTGTTCGAACCGACCCAGATTTCAAGAGAAAAATGACAAAAGAAGTAACAGGCGATCGATGCATGAAGAAAATGTGTCCTCTTAACTCCAAACCAGAATTTGAAGAAGACCAGAGAATTTTCAACATGTTACCCCCGGtcctcgtgtttttttttttgttccacaCAAATCACACGTGCCAACTGATAACACTTGTGCGAGATCTGATCTTTCCATTTGGTTGGAAGTAATGTTTATATCCTCTGATTAAAAAGAAAAGGTCATTTTTATCCTCATATGTATGACCGACAATTCCAGAAACTTCTAGAAATCTACAAAATATTTGGAATTTCAATTCacaaaagtagaaaaaaaaaaaaaactaccaggGATATTACAAATCCAAGAAGAAAGAGttctacaacgaaggagaaaatgcAGAGATACAATTGAAAGCAGTAAACAGAGATGAAATTGAAAACAGGAAATGCAAAATTCCATTACAAAAGAATATAGATTTCCAATAGAATAGGGAATACATACCTCAGAAGATTTTTTTAGATTCTCTCAATTCCGTAAAAGGAAGAGAATAGCcatttgaaaagaagaaaaagaaaaagagatgagaGTTCTTTGAAATACTCTGGTTGCggatgacacttgatacgcatgcacttggaaaatggtacacgtggcatctATTAACTCGAATTTTTCTAAGTTACATGTCAAAAATAAGATTGGCTGAACAAtcataacctctgattcgtggacacttgcttcttaaaataagaccgttggatattttcatttttaatcgtcCAATAAAATTCCAACTAATTTAAAAGTCAGATAATCCAATAAGTATAGTTAttggttcatgatgcatctaaGATATGagacataatttggacggtttagtttgaattatagTATGCCATGTATATAatatttaagtaatttttaagcGCCTGCAtatcatcatccatcacactgccagagtatgaaaTCCTTTCTCAAAAGCAATATAAAAAGGAACTTTACAAAAAAACTAGCGAGTTATTTTGGAATTTGCATTCCGGtgctattttcaataaaaataaataaataaataaataaaaatcaataaccTACACTATCATTTGTAAACTCTATAAGATTGAAGTTGGTCTTGCGTGGAGCAAAGGAGTCGgcagcttgggtgggccccactattatgtttacataaaatccactccgacAACCAAGCGCATCACCACATGTCTAGCCTAGGGTCTAAAAATGaactccatccatgatttgggtggaccacatgattggagaCAATGTACATGACAACCTTCATCTTCTAAACTATtttcctttgtgtggcccacctgaatcattgaTGAGCCTGATGTATAAACCCTAGGTCCAAATTTTGGTTTGACATGtaatggtttgagtggattttatataaatatcatCTGAGCTTTCTAAAAAAAGGTGGATGTATCTCTCCAAATTATTTCTATTACTGTGGCTTGCTTAATTGTAAGgaagtttgattttattttattttttcctttgagCCTAACATGAGATGACACATCTAGTGATGAGTAGGTCTCACTTTAAGGTGAGCCCCTTAAAAAACAAGGGTAGGCATCCCTTAATATTCTCATTTTCCAACATAGATATGAgagggatgattttttttttttggacctaccttgatgtgtatatgcatGATCTCACATTAGATTTTGGACTAAAAATTAAATGATATCTAATTTAGATGAGCTACATCAAAAGATACATTATCGAGGGagacatccacctttgattttcacAAGCCCATCATAATAGTTATATAAATCCACTCCACCTATTAGATGCCACATCAAAATTTATGCCTATGGCTCAAAATTAGACCATTTAtgattcaagtaggccataccaagTGAAATaatttggatggtgaggattgtcCTTTGTACCTTTTGTAGCTATGTGGTTCACATGAATCACTAATTAGACTGATTTTTGAACCCTGAGGTTAAGATTGAGTGATGCACCCGATGGTTGGGATGGATTTAACAAagacatcttggtggggccccgCTTGAGTCACTGAGCTCATTTGCTCTGCCCAACCTCTATTAAGAAGCCTAATGAAGCTACTCtagtaataattacttatgtTAATAAAGCAGGTTATTGAAAACTTGGAAAAGGTACCAGGTGTAAATTTCATACTGTGTAggtagtttttaaaaaaattctccaTGACGAAAGAACTGTCAAAGATTACTTTATATGGTAAGGTGGAGACAGAGGAACCGTAATATGGTAGACCCATCTAGCcaaaatgtcacaccccaaactcggaaaaggggctcacaaaatttctgatcgccgaatctggcatcgacagcctccgtagtgccccattctcggatctcgacattcatatgccagattccgatcctaggatcctacaagaggATTTTCCATCGTACttttatctcataataagcataaccacaagtttacttaaatcacaaaggcaacatcatcatcacatatccactaatataaacatttgaatatagtgttgaaggggaaatacatatattgaaaatcaaagctccagaagaccgctgcacgctccatgctcaacgatgctgcaacctaacgtcacctgcacacatctatcgtgcataagcttatagaaagcttagagggtggtgcaagtgtgtgcacaaggtaagtgtcaaacacacaaatacaacgtcaaaatcatacaatgtcgaaaatacaggtaagatcatgaatcatatgatatcagagtaagcggaaatactgataagatcatgaatcatacaatatcagagtaagcgaaaatatactggtaagtccatgagtcatataatatcagagcacGCAacgcagatcataatgagccaaatatcatatactgtggatgcaatgcaatatgcaaatcctgccaagtccgtctaagccatttaagtacagaaacatagcaatccaaaatgtcgtatgtcgttgatgaaatgcaatatgcgatgcgaatgaaacgACCACGTTggagtaaagtcgggatgatagtatgtagtatcgcaggctatggggtccatcacaagggaattctatccaaaccagtctcatacctaaatttggatagtcaaacacaatatggtaaactcctgatctcaggttagtcgcgtgccccaaccgaaattatgaacattgcgaaagtacatgtaacaaatagttgcgcaccaccagcccgagtggatagtgaatggatgaatgaatgagtatgcaactccttctcagtagcctgccagcacagtagcctgccaaccactggtagctcgcctagtGTGGTAActcgcccaggcctcagccccgcccacatcagcgtccgcttACGTGCACCCGCCCATATGTGCAATAGTGACGGGGTGTCaaatatcatgtcagtcctcatatcaagtctgTATATCAGTATTGTTcttctctggggaatcaccggggtctattacactccacactgactgcggcctccctagccgcacagcccagcgagtggaagagaccacactatccacctgaccaatagtctgccaatacctactcagctcatcgatagcggactcatttgcgagctggtcaaactcagcctagcttacagccccatCACTTGGGCGGAAAAGGCTgtaccccctctcaaccgaccatgacatagtgggagacgcggtctactggtatttggcactcgggtgctcatgttccactcggtctagacattggggcatctcctggccttggaggtttagggactttcacccatggacatccaaagtacccagatgctcgaaccaaatattttcggtgtcccatctagctatccacgacatgcctgtggaggccacgaccctgatatcgctagggcgtacaacgatcatgtcacacatatgtgagatgcataagtcacaccgtctagtcatgcaacaatcctgcgcacaccgcgggctcatgtgggtaacttctatcagtgagtcccataaataatctgcccaatggcagatgctatgatcagtcattactcatatcaagcatacatatgatgtgtatgacatgaatcatggaattatac containing:
- the LOC131240464 gene encoding uncharacterized protein LOC131240464 isoform X1; the protein is MKSKRAAVRQFGQLSLPSSFHSNSIPRFLCSKDRKDDTSSKPLTSCISLSDFLDRKLDKTTQKLIQEKQKSFSTVAIGPVNEHMGLKREESGADFFLNRAVFQHFKHKLNEGDCVRSSGGGELGVFELELTEDREDLRKRKNPFAVSRGGDERDSHQGRLVVLGDDPKPKQRGRGNMFTSKRPKNLFNHYANGSGWWDCNMEGVDSEEVGCSEAWEGMGSTTLGGLEWH
- the LOC131240464 gene encoding uncharacterized protein LOC131240464 isoform X2 — protein: MKSKRAAVRQFGQLSLPSSFHSNSIPSSKDRKDDTSSKPLTSCISLSDFLDRKLDKTTQKLIQEKQKSFSTVAIGPVNEHMGLKREESGADFFLNRAVFQHFKHKLNEGDCVRSSGGGELGVFELELTEDREDLRKRKNPFAVSRGGDERDSHQGRLVVLGDDPKPKQRGRGNMFTSKRPKNLFNHYANGSGWWDCNMEGVDSEEVGCSEAWEGMGSTTLGGLEWH